In one window of Anthonomus grandis grandis chromosome 11, icAntGran1.3, whole genome shotgun sequence DNA:
- the LOC126742257 gene encoding uncharacterized protein LOC126742257 isoform X3, protein MCLTGVTMYESAFTGPWKKLFFVMFIVGSIILTVSYYDYAKVLKYQVFLNSVVAGQNFTSIDNNNFTSDDEERNKYLVYSSKCRIINYDPFSNDAKKYFSKRKYKSCTKHELLTYVTKKDNIATVHIKTELIPRYTKFNISCCYSDVHRIPTGKSPDNNIKITPCKEFTSNVTITGDAILIKCTQKGTKVKIYENVHASVTVTKNVQKKLENFDNSTNKPLSVLFIGIDSISRLNFIRALPNTHKYVEDHGWIPMNGYNKMDDNTFPNLMAILTGFNQTTAYSTCNPRSIGLLDKCPLLWYDFRNLGYVTAYAEDEVYISTFNYNKKGFFNPPADYYFRPYIMASEKLSKVTVSSMAYCTGPETAGERILNAAKDFAITFKEHPHFGFFWMNTFSHNDISTPSMMDDKLKSFLVDLETSGVTNNSIIIFISDHGMRFGGIRSTETGWLEERLPFIYFSFPPWFKDRFPRELTNFKNNQNRLTVPYDVHMTLQHILVLSGLNYTMKSSDACPNCLSLFEKVPEERSCEEAGITRHWCTCSGFVATKLDNRAKVKVANFFLDIINKRIANYTRLGANKCAKYKVEEVSTRLTPKATFRNASYALVILKTKPKAIFETTIWFQGDIAKSDLTAGDISRLDYYGPHTTCVDDSRLKFFCYCK, encoded by the exons gtGTGACTATGTATGAATCGGCTTTCACAGGGCCATGGAAAAAGCTGTTTTTCGTTATGTTCATCGTTGGAAGTATCATTTTGACCGTTTCTTATTACGATTACGCCAAAGTCCTTAAATACCAGGTGTTCTTAAACTCTGTGGTGGCTGGACAAAATTTTACGTCCattgacaataataattttacgtCAGACG ACGAAGAACGAAACAAATACTTAGTGTACAGTTCGAAATGTCGAATAATCAACTACGATCCGTTCAGTAACGatgccaaaaaatatttttccaagcGCAAATATAAATCCTGCACAAAACACGAATTGTTAACGTATGTGACAAAGAAAGACAATATCGCCACCGTTCATATAAAAACCGAATTAATTCCCCGATATACTAAATTTAACATTAGCTGCTGTTATTCAGATGTACACAGAATTCCCACTGGTAAGAGTCCTGATAATAATATCAA AATAACACCGTGCAAGGAATTCACCTCTAACGTCACAATAACCGGAGACGCAATTCTAATAAAATGCACCCAAAAAGGcacaaaagtaaaaatatacgaAAACGTCCACGCGTCCGTAACGGTTACGAAAAACGTCCAgaagaaacttgaaaattttgACAATAGCACCAATAAACCTTTGAGTGTACTATTTATTGGAATTGACAGCATTTCGAGGTTAAACTTTATAAGAGCCCTACCAAACACCCATAAATACGTCGAAGACCATGGCTGGATCCCGATGAACGGCTATAATAAAATGGATGACAACACTTTCCCTAATTTAATGGCAATATTAACTG GTTTTAATCAAACGACCGCCTATTCAACGTGCAATCCGCGATCAATAGGACTTCTGGATAAATGTCCGCTTTTGTGGTACGATTTCAGGAATTTGGGATATGTGACTGCTTATGCCGAGGATGAAGTATATATAAGCACATTCaattataacaaaaaag GTTTTTTTAACCCACCGGCAGACTATTACTTCCGGCCATACATCATGGCCTCAGAAAAACTCAGCAAAGTAACAGTGAGTTCAATGGCGTACTGCACCGGGCCAGAAACTGCTGGTGAAAGAATCCTAAATGCAGCAAAAGACTTCGCGATCACCTTCAAGGAGCATCCCCACTTTGGGTTCTTTTGGATGAACACTTTTAG TCATAATGACATCAGCACGCCATCCATGATGGACGACAAACTTAAATCCTTCCTGGTGGACTTAGAAACCTCCGGGGTCACCAACAATTCCATCATAATCTTCATAAGCGATCACGGAATGCGCTTTGGTGGTATAAGAAGCACCGAAACCGGTTGGTTGGAAGAACGATTGCCGTTCATCTATTTCTCGTTCCCACCATGGTTTAAAGACAGATTTCCGAGAGAACTTACGAACTTCAAAAACAATCAAAACAGACTAACGGTTCCATATGACGTACACATGACTCTGCAGCATATCCTCGTCTTATCAGGACTAAATTACACCATGAAATCCAGTGATGCTTGTCCAAACTGTTTGTCATTATTCGAGAAAGTGCCAGAAGAACGCTCTTGCGAGGAGGCTGGAATAACACGTCACTGGTGCACCTGTTCAGGTTTTGTGGCCACCAAACTGGATAACCGTGCCAAAGTGAAAGTAGCCAATTTTTTCCtggatattattaataaacgtaTCGCTAACTATACGAGACTGGGGGCTAACAAGTGTGCCAAATATAAGGTGGAGGAGGTATCCACCAGGTTAACTCCGAAAGCAACCTTTAGGAATGCCTCGTATGCTTTGGTGATATTAAAAACGAAACCCAAAGCAATTTTCGAGACCACCATTTGGTTTCAGGGTGATATTGCAAAAAGTGATCTTACGGCTGGTGATATAAGTAGGCTGGACTATTATGGTCCGCATACTACATGCGTCGACGACTCTCGTTtgaagtttttttgttattgtaagTGA
- the LOC126742257 gene encoding uncharacterized protein LOC126742257 isoform X2, translated as MNNKKSVTMYESAFTGPWKKLFFVMFIVGSIILTVSYYDYAKVLKYQVFLNSVVAGQNFTSIDNNNFTSDDEERNKYLVYSSKCRIINYDPFSNDAKKYFSKRKYKSCTKHELLTYVTKKDNIATVHIKTELIPRYTKFNISCCYSDVHRIPTGKSPDNNIKITPCKEFTSNVTITGDAILIKCTQKGTKVKIYENVHASVTVTKNVQKKLENFDNSTNKPLSVLFIGIDSISRLNFIRALPNTHKYVEDHGWIPMNGYNKMDDNTFPNLMAILTGFNQTTAYSTCNPRSIGLLDKCPLLWYDFRNLGYVTAYAEDEVYISTFNYNKKGFFNPPADYYFRPYIMASEKLSKVTVSSMAYCTGPETAGERILNAAKDFAITFKEHPHFGFFWMNTFSHNDISTPSMMDDKLKSFLVDLETSGVTNNSIIIFISDHGMRFGGIRSTETGWLEERLPFIYFSFPPWFKDRFPRELTNFKNNQNRLTVPYDVHMTLQHILVLSGLNYTMKSSDACPNCLSLFEKVPEERSCEEAGITRHWCTCSGFVATKLDNRAKVKVANFFLDIINKRIANYTRLGANKCAKYKVEEVSTRLTPKATFRNASYALVILKTKPKAIFETTIWFQGDIAKSDLTAGDISRLDYYGPHTTCVDDSRLKFFCYCK; from the exons gtGTGACTATGTATGAATCGGCTTTCACAGGGCCATGGAAAAAGCTGTTTTTCGTTATGTTCATCGTTGGAAGTATCATTTTGACCGTTTCTTATTACGATTACGCCAAAGTCCTTAAATACCAGGTGTTCTTAAACTCTGTGGTGGCTGGACAAAATTTTACGTCCattgacaataataattttacgtCAGACG ACGAAGAACGAAACAAATACTTAGTGTACAGTTCGAAATGTCGAATAATCAACTACGATCCGTTCAGTAACGatgccaaaaaatatttttccaagcGCAAATATAAATCCTGCACAAAACACGAATTGTTAACGTATGTGACAAAGAAAGACAATATCGCCACCGTTCATATAAAAACCGAATTAATTCCCCGATATACTAAATTTAACATTAGCTGCTGTTATTCAGATGTACACAGAATTCCCACTGGTAAGAGTCCTGATAATAATATCAA AATAACACCGTGCAAGGAATTCACCTCTAACGTCACAATAACCGGAGACGCAATTCTAATAAAATGCACCCAAAAAGGcacaaaagtaaaaatatacgaAAACGTCCACGCGTCCGTAACGGTTACGAAAAACGTCCAgaagaaacttgaaaattttgACAATAGCACCAATAAACCTTTGAGTGTACTATTTATTGGAATTGACAGCATTTCGAGGTTAAACTTTATAAGAGCCCTACCAAACACCCATAAATACGTCGAAGACCATGGCTGGATCCCGATGAACGGCTATAATAAAATGGATGACAACACTTTCCCTAATTTAATGGCAATATTAACTG GTTTTAATCAAACGACCGCCTATTCAACGTGCAATCCGCGATCAATAGGACTTCTGGATAAATGTCCGCTTTTGTGGTACGATTTCAGGAATTTGGGATATGTGACTGCTTATGCCGAGGATGAAGTATATATAAGCACATTCaattataacaaaaaag GTTTTTTTAACCCACCGGCAGACTATTACTTCCGGCCATACATCATGGCCTCAGAAAAACTCAGCAAAGTAACAGTGAGTTCAATGGCGTACTGCACCGGGCCAGAAACTGCTGGTGAAAGAATCCTAAATGCAGCAAAAGACTTCGCGATCACCTTCAAGGAGCATCCCCACTTTGGGTTCTTTTGGATGAACACTTTTAG TCATAATGACATCAGCACGCCATCCATGATGGACGACAAACTTAAATCCTTCCTGGTGGACTTAGAAACCTCCGGGGTCACCAACAATTCCATCATAATCTTCATAAGCGATCACGGAATGCGCTTTGGTGGTATAAGAAGCACCGAAACCGGTTGGTTGGAAGAACGATTGCCGTTCATCTATTTCTCGTTCCCACCATGGTTTAAAGACAGATTTCCGAGAGAACTTACGAACTTCAAAAACAATCAAAACAGACTAACGGTTCCATATGACGTACACATGACTCTGCAGCATATCCTCGTCTTATCAGGACTAAATTACACCATGAAATCCAGTGATGCTTGTCCAAACTGTTTGTCATTATTCGAGAAAGTGCCAGAAGAACGCTCTTGCGAGGAGGCTGGAATAACACGTCACTGGTGCACCTGTTCAGGTTTTGTGGCCACCAAACTGGATAACCGTGCCAAAGTGAAAGTAGCCAATTTTTTCCtggatattattaataaacgtaTCGCTAACTATACGAGACTGGGGGCTAACAAGTGTGCCAAATATAAGGTGGAGGAGGTATCCACCAGGTTAACTCCGAAAGCAACCTTTAGGAATGCCTCGTATGCTTTGGTGATATTAAAAACGAAACCCAAAGCAATTTTCGAGACCACCATTTGGTTTCAGGGTGATATTGCAAAAAGTGATCTTACGGCTGGTGATATAAGTAGGCTGGACTATTATGGTCCGCATACTACATGCGTCGACGACTCTCGTTtgaagtttttttgttattgtaagTGA
- the LOC126742257 gene encoding uncharacterized protein LOC126742257 isoform X1 — protein MRAKFCADRYTLIRNDCTEGVTMYESAFTGPWKKLFFVMFIVGSIILTVSYYDYAKVLKYQVFLNSVVAGQNFTSIDNNNFTSDDEERNKYLVYSSKCRIINYDPFSNDAKKYFSKRKYKSCTKHELLTYVTKKDNIATVHIKTELIPRYTKFNISCCYSDVHRIPTGKSPDNNIKITPCKEFTSNVTITGDAILIKCTQKGTKVKIYENVHASVTVTKNVQKKLENFDNSTNKPLSVLFIGIDSISRLNFIRALPNTHKYVEDHGWIPMNGYNKMDDNTFPNLMAILTGFNQTTAYSTCNPRSIGLLDKCPLLWYDFRNLGYVTAYAEDEVYISTFNYNKKGFFNPPADYYFRPYIMASEKLSKVTVSSMAYCTGPETAGERILNAAKDFAITFKEHPHFGFFWMNTFSHNDISTPSMMDDKLKSFLVDLETSGVTNNSIIIFISDHGMRFGGIRSTETGWLEERLPFIYFSFPPWFKDRFPRELTNFKNNQNRLTVPYDVHMTLQHILVLSGLNYTMKSSDACPNCLSLFEKVPEERSCEEAGITRHWCTCSGFVATKLDNRAKVKVANFFLDIINKRIANYTRLGANKCAKYKVEEVSTRLTPKATFRNASYALVILKTKPKAIFETTIWFQGDIAKSDLTAGDISRLDYYGPHTTCVDDSRLKFFCYCK, from the exons gtGTGACTATGTATGAATCGGCTTTCACAGGGCCATGGAAAAAGCTGTTTTTCGTTATGTTCATCGTTGGAAGTATCATTTTGACCGTTTCTTATTACGATTACGCCAAAGTCCTTAAATACCAGGTGTTCTTAAACTCTGTGGTGGCTGGACAAAATTTTACGTCCattgacaataataattttacgtCAGACG ACGAAGAACGAAACAAATACTTAGTGTACAGTTCGAAATGTCGAATAATCAACTACGATCCGTTCAGTAACGatgccaaaaaatatttttccaagcGCAAATATAAATCCTGCACAAAACACGAATTGTTAACGTATGTGACAAAGAAAGACAATATCGCCACCGTTCATATAAAAACCGAATTAATTCCCCGATATACTAAATTTAACATTAGCTGCTGTTATTCAGATGTACACAGAATTCCCACTGGTAAGAGTCCTGATAATAATATCAA AATAACACCGTGCAAGGAATTCACCTCTAACGTCACAATAACCGGAGACGCAATTCTAATAAAATGCACCCAAAAAGGcacaaaagtaaaaatatacgaAAACGTCCACGCGTCCGTAACGGTTACGAAAAACGTCCAgaagaaacttgaaaattttgACAATAGCACCAATAAACCTTTGAGTGTACTATTTATTGGAATTGACAGCATTTCGAGGTTAAACTTTATAAGAGCCCTACCAAACACCCATAAATACGTCGAAGACCATGGCTGGATCCCGATGAACGGCTATAATAAAATGGATGACAACACTTTCCCTAATTTAATGGCAATATTAACTG GTTTTAATCAAACGACCGCCTATTCAACGTGCAATCCGCGATCAATAGGACTTCTGGATAAATGTCCGCTTTTGTGGTACGATTTCAGGAATTTGGGATATGTGACTGCTTATGCCGAGGATGAAGTATATATAAGCACATTCaattataacaaaaaag GTTTTTTTAACCCACCGGCAGACTATTACTTCCGGCCATACATCATGGCCTCAGAAAAACTCAGCAAAGTAACAGTGAGTTCAATGGCGTACTGCACCGGGCCAGAAACTGCTGGTGAAAGAATCCTAAATGCAGCAAAAGACTTCGCGATCACCTTCAAGGAGCATCCCCACTTTGGGTTCTTTTGGATGAACACTTTTAG TCATAATGACATCAGCACGCCATCCATGATGGACGACAAACTTAAATCCTTCCTGGTGGACTTAGAAACCTCCGGGGTCACCAACAATTCCATCATAATCTTCATAAGCGATCACGGAATGCGCTTTGGTGGTATAAGAAGCACCGAAACCGGTTGGTTGGAAGAACGATTGCCGTTCATCTATTTCTCGTTCCCACCATGGTTTAAAGACAGATTTCCGAGAGAACTTACGAACTTCAAAAACAATCAAAACAGACTAACGGTTCCATATGACGTACACATGACTCTGCAGCATATCCTCGTCTTATCAGGACTAAATTACACCATGAAATCCAGTGATGCTTGTCCAAACTGTTTGTCATTATTCGAGAAAGTGCCAGAAGAACGCTCTTGCGAGGAGGCTGGAATAACACGTCACTGGTGCACCTGTTCAGGTTTTGTGGCCACCAAACTGGATAACCGTGCCAAAGTGAAAGTAGCCAATTTTTTCCtggatattattaataaacgtaTCGCTAACTATACGAGACTGGGGGCTAACAAGTGTGCCAAATATAAGGTGGAGGAGGTATCCACCAGGTTAACTCCGAAAGCAACCTTTAGGAATGCCTCGTATGCTTTGGTGATATTAAAAACGAAACCCAAAGCAATTTTCGAGACCACCATTTGGTTTCAGGGTGATATTGCAAAAAGTGATCTTACGGCTGGTGATATAAGTAGGCTGGACTATTATGGTCCGCATACTACATGCGTCGACGACTCTCGTTtgaagtttttttgttattgtaagTGA
- the LOC126742257 gene encoding uncharacterized protein LOC126742257 isoform X4, with translation MYESAFTGPWKKLFFVMFIVGSIILTVSYYDYAKVLKYQVFLNSVVAGQNFTSIDNNNFTSDDEERNKYLVYSSKCRIINYDPFSNDAKKYFSKRKYKSCTKHELLTYVTKKDNIATVHIKTELIPRYTKFNISCCYSDVHRIPTGKSPDNNIKITPCKEFTSNVTITGDAILIKCTQKGTKVKIYENVHASVTVTKNVQKKLENFDNSTNKPLSVLFIGIDSISRLNFIRALPNTHKYVEDHGWIPMNGYNKMDDNTFPNLMAILTGFNQTTAYSTCNPRSIGLLDKCPLLWYDFRNLGYVTAYAEDEVYISTFNYNKKGFFNPPADYYFRPYIMASEKLSKVTVSSMAYCTGPETAGERILNAAKDFAITFKEHPHFGFFWMNTFSHNDISTPSMMDDKLKSFLVDLETSGVTNNSIIIFISDHGMRFGGIRSTETGWLEERLPFIYFSFPPWFKDRFPRELTNFKNNQNRLTVPYDVHMTLQHILVLSGLNYTMKSSDACPNCLSLFEKVPEERSCEEAGITRHWCTCSGFVATKLDNRAKVKVANFFLDIINKRIANYTRLGANKCAKYKVEEVSTRLTPKATFRNASYALVILKTKPKAIFETTIWFQGDIAKSDLTAGDISRLDYYGPHTTCVDDSRLKFFCYCK, from the exons ATGTATGAATCGGCTTTCACAGGGCCATGGAAAAAGCTGTTTTTCGTTATGTTCATCGTTGGAAGTATCATTTTGACCGTTTCTTATTACGATTACGCCAAAGTCCTTAAATACCAGGTGTTCTTAAACTCTGTGGTGGCTGGACAAAATTTTACGTCCattgacaataataattttacgtCAGACG ACGAAGAACGAAACAAATACTTAGTGTACAGTTCGAAATGTCGAATAATCAACTACGATCCGTTCAGTAACGatgccaaaaaatatttttccaagcGCAAATATAAATCCTGCACAAAACACGAATTGTTAACGTATGTGACAAAGAAAGACAATATCGCCACCGTTCATATAAAAACCGAATTAATTCCCCGATATACTAAATTTAACATTAGCTGCTGTTATTCAGATGTACACAGAATTCCCACTGGTAAGAGTCCTGATAATAATATCAA AATAACACCGTGCAAGGAATTCACCTCTAACGTCACAATAACCGGAGACGCAATTCTAATAAAATGCACCCAAAAAGGcacaaaagtaaaaatatacgaAAACGTCCACGCGTCCGTAACGGTTACGAAAAACGTCCAgaagaaacttgaaaattttgACAATAGCACCAATAAACCTTTGAGTGTACTATTTATTGGAATTGACAGCATTTCGAGGTTAAACTTTATAAGAGCCCTACCAAACACCCATAAATACGTCGAAGACCATGGCTGGATCCCGATGAACGGCTATAATAAAATGGATGACAACACTTTCCCTAATTTAATGGCAATATTAACTG GTTTTAATCAAACGACCGCCTATTCAACGTGCAATCCGCGATCAATAGGACTTCTGGATAAATGTCCGCTTTTGTGGTACGATTTCAGGAATTTGGGATATGTGACTGCTTATGCCGAGGATGAAGTATATATAAGCACATTCaattataacaaaaaag GTTTTTTTAACCCACCGGCAGACTATTACTTCCGGCCATACATCATGGCCTCAGAAAAACTCAGCAAAGTAACAGTGAGTTCAATGGCGTACTGCACCGGGCCAGAAACTGCTGGTGAAAGAATCCTAAATGCAGCAAAAGACTTCGCGATCACCTTCAAGGAGCATCCCCACTTTGGGTTCTTTTGGATGAACACTTTTAG TCATAATGACATCAGCACGCCATCCATGATGGACGACAAACTTAAATCCTTCCTGGTGGACTTAGAAACCTCCGGGGTCACCAACAATTCCATCATAATCTTCATAAGCGATCACGGAATGCGCTTTGGTGGTATAAGAAGCACCGAAACCGGTTGGTTGGAAGAACGATTGCCGTTCATCTATTTCTCGTTCCCACCATGGTTTAAAGACAGATTTCCGAGAGAACTTACGAACTTCAAAAACAATCAAAACAGACTAACGGTTCCATATGACGTACACATGACTCTGCAGCATATCCTCGTCTTATCAGGACTAAATTACACCATGAAATCCAGTGATGCTTGTCCAAACTGTTTGTCATTATTCGAGAAAGTGCCAGAAGAACGCTCTTGCGAGGAGGCTGGAATAACACGTCACTGGTGCACCTGTTCAGGTTTTGTGGCCACCAAACTGGATAACCGTGCCAAAGTGAAAGTAGCCAATTTTTTCCtggatattattaataaacgtaTCGCTAACTATACGAGACTGGGGGCTAACAAGTGTGCCAAATATAAGGTGGAGGAGGTATCCACCAGGTTAACTCCGAAAGCAACCTTTAGGAATGCCTCGTATGCTTTGGTGATATTAAAAACGAAACCCAAAGCAATTTTCGAGACCACCATTTGGTTTCAGGGTGATATTGCAAAAAGTGATCTTACGGCTGGTGATATAAGTAGGCTGGACTATTATGGTCCGCATACTACATGCGTCGACGACTCTCGTTtgaagtttttttgttattgtaagTGA